AAGAGATATCTCCTAGAGGATATGTCTTATGCTAAATTCAGGAGTATACAGAAATCTTGCTCAGTTCCACAGTCACCCATGCAGAGTATATTAGACATAGACGATACTAAAACATGCCTAAGTTTTGAAGATCTAAACTTAGACCTGTCGGATCTCACATTCGACAATGATAAAGACAAGTCTGATCTTACCGACAAAAGCGATGATATGCCACGCACGCTGACCGATGATGACATAAACAGCTTCCTGATCACAAGCAAAACGGAACACAAAGAATCCGAGAGGTACGAAGATGATCTTAGTCATCAGGATATGGAAATCGAGAAACCGCTCGATCCAAAAATTGAACCTGCGATTCCAAAAGTTAAAATTGTAACAACAAAAATTGAACCTCCAGTTATTTTGAAGAGGAAGCCGGTGGCACCAGTACCAGTCGTCACACCAACTGTTCTAGACTTTTGTATAgaaaaaacaaagataaaaaaGGAGGTGGAATCAAAAATCGAAGTTGACGATTTCGTTGACGTCGAATCGTGTAATGATTCTTCTATACCAGTTTTGGAAGCCAACAACTTGAATTCCTTGTTAGAACAATTCGAGGCTACAGAGAAACTAAACACAAAGAAGAGGACAGTTGTTAAGGCTGAGGAGAAGCCTAAATCATCGAAATACAGCCTGACCAACGGTATGCGACTTCAGGATGCCGGTGTCCAGCTGAACAAGAACAAAATGCGGCAAATACTGGTAAGTACTTTCCTATCTAATTACCCATTGGGTACATCAAAGAAATGTATTCAAAAGTTAAACGTATTGCAGATGCCGTCGACCATAAACAAGGTGATAAGGTCTCCTAGTCCGGTTCACTCTGACCACGATTACTGCTCTTCGAAAAAGCGACACAGTCTCCCTAGTGTGAGGGGCGGACAGAGTCTTCTCAAACCCGAGGTGCTGTCCAGCAACAGTCGAATACTCAACTCGAGGCACAGGTcgtgcaaaaacaaaaaagtagttTACCATTTGAGCAGTGACGAGGAAACAGAAAAAagtgataataaacaaaaaaaagtgacTAATCAAAGTGACGACGTGAACTTGCGCAAAAAAGTCATAAAGCAACCTATAAAGTCGCCCGTTCAATCTAATTGTCGTAAAAAACTTTCGCCTCCACACGTTGTGCCCGAAGAAAGTGTCaaagataaacataaaaatactgTGATTTCTAAAAAAGCTTCAAAAGCTAGTGATACTCCGAGTAGTCAAAAAACGAACGGTAGCATTAagttaacaattaaaaataaatctgaaGTAATATTGAACTGTGATTTTAAAGACTCTCAGAAAGATAAAAACTTAGAAAAGTGTAAGTCTAGTGTTAGTGATAAAAAATGTAACGATGTTAGTAAAACTGTaaatattaagcaagaaaaaattaaagaagTAGATAGgcacgaaaacaaaaaaaatagtaacacAGAGACTGTGACTGTTAAGGAAGAATCCCGTCCAAGAGAGGAACATTTTTATACAGCACTTTTTAGTAATAAGCAAGATGTCCAAGTACCTCAAGTGATTCAAGTCAAAGCAGAGAAAAGGCCGTTTGACGAAGAGATGACCAAAATCGCGGAAGAGGCTGTCAAGAAGGAATTGGAACAACCACTGAAGAAGAAAAAGCTAAATCTGCAAGAGTATAAATTGCGGAGGGGTGTGAGTTCGAACAATAGTTCTACGACGGTCAGTCCCGAGGCCATATTCCCGGACATGCCGAGTCCATCTTGCTTAGATAAGCTAAAGTACGCTGTGCCCCGGACACCTCCGAACACCAACAACACAAACACGCACAAAACGCAAAACGAAGCGCCCAAGAAAATATTCGATCCTATTAAAGAAGCGTCTAGAAAGATACTCATGAATTCGAGAAAGCATAAAGCCGAGGCAATGCGTAAGCGAGATGAAGATATTGTCATGAGTAAAATTCCAAAAGTCGATATTCTTGAATTGAAACCTCTGATCAGTGAGGATGAGATGTTGCAAATATCTAAGATGACTGCCCCCGAAGCATTACCTGTGCCGGTAAAACCGCAACTATCACCTAATTACGAAGAGATCATTTTAGTCAGCGTCGGTGTTAATACTGATGAAAACGTATTCAAAGAAATGGACGCTGAAAAGAGGATAAAAACTGAAAAACGAAAATCCAGTTCACCACCAAAAGGCTCTAAATGtctaattaactttaaaattaagaaaTCTGATCACGTTTTGAAGCAAAACGTTTTTGATAGTGTGAAGAAAGACAAACGGAATCTAAACGATGATTGCAAACACGAATCAAAAATCGACAAGGATAGATACAAAGACATTACCGCGACATTGAAAAGCGTCGAGAAACAAGTTGAAACTAAGATATCTAGTAATTCGTTATTTGCTAGTATACAAGACGTGGTCATGAAGAAGGCCCCAGGCGAAATAGTTGAAAAGCCACATGAAGTTAGACGCTGCAAATCTAAATCCCCACAGCACAAAGAACAAACAGTCGCCTCTGTCTCCATAATCCGTGACTATGACCCCAAAGCTGAGCACGGCGAAGATAAAGTTATCTTACACTTGGTCAAAGGTAGAAGGAAACCAAAGTCTTCCAGTAGCATAGTTCAAACCGATCCGATACCAGCCCAAAGTGAATCAATCGCAGATAACACGAACAGAAGGAGAAATGACAGTGACATGTCGGTGTCGAGTGATAACAGCACTAAGAGGAAAGAAAAGACTGATATTGTCAAATCTAGACCAGATAGGATAGAGAAGAAAGATTCTAGACGTTCTAGGTCCAAAGAGAGATACGACGCCAAACATAGACGGAGATCGAGGTCTAGGAGCAGGAGAAGGAGGCACAGATCTATAAGCAAGAGCAGATCTCGTTCAAGAGGGGGATACAAGCGCTTCAGACGTTCGGACTCACCTTATACTGCCAAAGGCAGATCAAGCTCCCGCAGACGGAGATCTCCCTcagctaaaaaagaaaaacaatcaaaatcggTGTCCAGACCGAGAAGTAGGTCGTTGACGCCAATTAAAAGGCCAAAATCGAGTCCTCAgattaataacaatgttaatgaGAAAAAACTTAACTCGGCCACACCTCCACTTAGGAAATCTACTGTGTCCGAAAGCTCTGATTCTTCATCTAGGTGAGTTAAATAGGGTTTATGTGGTATGAATGAGGGCATTCAAGCAGTAATTTATACGATCCCAAGGTTACTGGATTTGGTCGGCGGCATCTACCGGCATTTGTTGGTACCGTGGTGTAGACAATACTGTAATAACTATAAACAAAATCGTGTTCGAGGGAGAGTCAGTCTGGTTATGGCTCGTAGATGAGATGGTACTGAccattcaattatttatattttatttcaaaagtatAATATGTTCTAGCTGTTTAgaatatttcattatattcttccaataatgtaacataTAAGTCTTATAATAAGCTCTCTGGAAATATATTGAAAACTTGTCgtgtcgtcttttcgcattaaaagtgtacaatttcctaaaatattcgaaattgagttaatatgcggaatcatttggtatcaccaatTCCAtcatttttctcataaatactgtgtCAAAAGAGcgcagtttagtttttttttttttagttttcctattttttgactactattaacacataatacataattttattttactttaatagacagacaattaaaaataaaaaataaa
The sequence above is drawn from the Bombyx mori chromosome 26, ASM3026992v2 genome and encodes:
- the LOC101736112 gene encoding titin homolog — its product is MESHILNTYHQARYRTIGHKVMRAKSDSLSSSEGSYNHNSPDYSRIAAQHGGYVDRTRSDDSNVNDWCQNQVINTTQTSHDTTSDEESSHDEDLDDEDNIVVQEINVEDVDVDDDDDDEEAIAPGLRNVHAAIVGSDDTLVEGHDYDVITVYTVNPDLDLLEASSDEEKDSDNANENETEAVEEDNNYKVNFVQPATDIRRRVMDMLSTPIESNVEEFLLKNGSILNTDEPVVNDVDEYFIKEKPPTPIPDVDEFFVKTKPAESIPEITPNIDEFLVKEPIKKEPLPNVDEFFVKTETVGTPEATASVSKPENNGDVSINDLEVLPNIEELKRYLLEDMSYAKFRSIQKSCSVPQSPMQSILDIDDTKTCLSFEDLNLDLSDLTFDNDKDKSDLTDKSDDMPRTLTDDDINSFLITSKTEHKESERYEDDLSHQDMEIEKPLDPKIEPAIPKVKIVTTKIEPPVILKRKPVAPVPVVTPTVLDFCIEKTKIKKEVESKIEVDDFVDVESCNDSSIPVLEANNLNSLLEQFEATEKLNTKKRTVVKAEEKPKSSKYSLTNGMRLQDAGVQLNKNKMRQILMPSTINKVIRSPSPVHSDHDYCSSKKRHSLPSVRGGQSLLKPEVLSSNSRILNSRHRSCKNKKVVYHLSSDEETEKSDNKQKKVTNQSDDVNLRKKVIKQPIKSPVQSNCRKKLSPPHVVPEESVKDKHKNTVISKKASKASDTPSSQKTNGSIKLTIKNKSEVILNCDFKDSQKDKNLEKCKSSVSDKKCNDVSKTVNIKQEKIKEVDRHENKKNSNTETVTVKEESRPREEHFYTALFSNKQDVQVPQVIQVKAEKRPFDEEMTKIAEEAVKKELEQPLKKKKLNLQEYKLRRGVSSNNSSTTVSPEAIFPDMPSPSCLDKLKYAVPRTPPNTNNTNTHKTQNEAPKKIFDPIKEASRKILMNSRKHKAEAMRKRDEDIVMSKIPKVDILELKPLISEDEMLQISKMTAPEALPVPVKPQLSPNYEEIILVSVGVNTDENVFKEMDAEKRIKTEKRKSSSPPKGSKCLINFKIKKSDHVLKQNVFDSVKKDKRNLNDDCKHESKIDKDRYKDITATLKSVEKQVETKISSNSLFASIQDVVMKKAPGEIVEKPHEVRRCKSKSPQHKEQTVASVSIIRDYDPKAEHGEDKVILHLVKGRRKPKSSSSIVQTDPIPAQSESIADNTNRRRNDSDMSVSSDNSTKRKEKTDIVKSRPDRIEKKDSRRSRSKERYDAKHRRRSRSRSRRRRHRSISKSRSRSRGGYKRFRRSDSPYTAKGRSSSRRRRSPSAKKEKQSKSVSRPRSRSLTPIKRPKSSPQINNNVNEKKLNSATPPLRKSTVSESSDSSSSSSSSSSSSSSSSSRKSANSPRSSSTYKPDENYTKKAYRSYSSEDRDSNTPVEERRIVFVGRLEKDITKSTLRSQFVKYGPVIEVRLHSKEDGSRYGFVTYQRARDAWSAVEAAAAFPQYDVGFGGRRAFCRQSYADLDGLEAKYTESAFHGQAAIPARRTDDMSFEQMLLEMKKKLSQRKSEKKRGDATKP